A stretch of the Orcinus orca chromosome 1, mOrcOrc1.1, whole genome shotgun sequence genome encodes the following:
- the HAPLN2 gene encoding hyaluronan and proteoglycan link protein 2, whose protein sequence is MQGRISLPTLCHFLLPWAFTTFHRALGDSAPHPGPHYLLPPIHEVIHSRRGATTTLPCVLGAPPPSYKVRWSKVEPGELQETPILITNGLHARGYGPLGGRARMRRGHRLDASLVIAGVRLEDEGRYRCELINGIEDESVALTLRLEGVVFPYQPSRGRYQFNYYEAKQACEEQDGRLATYAQLYQAWTEGLDWCNAGWLLEGSVRYPVLTARAPCGGPGRPGIRSYGPRDRKRDRYDAFCFTSELSGQVFFVPGRLTLSEAHAACRRRGAVVAKVGHLYAAWKFSGLDQCDGGWLADGSVRFPITTPRPRCGGLPDPGVRSFGFPRPQQAAYGTYCYSE, encoded by the exons ATGCAAGGCAGGATCAGTCTCCCCACTCTctgccacttccttctccctTGGGCCTTCACCACCTTCCACAGAGCCCTGGGGGACTCAG CGCCCCACCCTGGCCCCCACTACCTCCTGCCCCCCATCCACGAGGTCATTCACTCTCGTCGTGGGGCCACGACCACGCTGCCCTGCGTCCTGGGCGCCCCGCCTCCCAGCTACAAGGTGCGCTGGAGCAAAGTGGAGCCAGGAGAACTCCAGGAAACGCCCATCCTCATCACCAACGGACTGCACGCCCGGGGCTACGGGCCCCTGGGGGGGCGTGCCAGGATGCGAAGGGGGCATCGGCTAGACGCCTCCCTGGTCATCGCGGGCGTGCGCCTGGAGGACGAGGGCCGGTACCGCTGTGAGCTCATCAATGGTATTGAGGACGAGAGTGTGGCGCTGACCCTTCGCCTGGAGG GTGTGGTGTTTCCGTACCAGCCCAGCCGGGGCAGGTACCAGTTCAATTACTACGAGGCGAAGCAGGCGTGCGAGGAGCAAGACGGACGCCTGGCCACCTACGCCCAGCTGTACCAGG CGTGGACCGAGGGTCTGGACTGGTGTAACGCGGGCTGGCTGCTCGAGGGTTCCGTGCGCTACCCTGTGCTCACGGCGCGCGCTCCGTGCGGTGGCCCAGGTCGGCCCGGGATCCGCAGCTACGGGCCCCGCGACCGGAAGCGCGACCGCTACGACGCCTTCTGCTTTACCTCTGAGCTGTCAG GCCAAGTGTTCTTCGTGCCGGGGCGGCTGACGCTGTCTGAAGCCCACGCGGCTTGCCGGCGGCGCGGGGCCGTGGTGGCCAAGGTCGGGCACCTCTATGCAGCCTGGAAGTTCTCCGGGCTGGACCAATGCGACGGCGGCTGGCTGGCGGATGGCAGCGTGCGCTTCCCCATCACCACGCCTCGGCCGCGCTGCGGGGGCCTCCCGGATCCCGGAGTGCGCAGCTTCGGCTTCCCCAGACCCCAGCAGGCGGCCTACGGGACCTACTGCTACTCCGAATAG